One Helianthus annuus cultivar XRQ/B chromosome 7, HanXRQr2.0-SUNRISE, whole genome shotgun sequence genomic region harbors:
- the LOC110866443 gene encoding uncharacterized protein LOC110866443 has protein sequence MLQQLNSVKFKPGEDRWKWKSDNKGVFSVAATRNQIIKQHGIGVEEEWKYWNKWVPPKVNYFTWRVMIERIPVKKELIRRRIPMNNQLCSRCGIQEETVDHVICGCTSSKSVWKKILVWLKIPTSTEFRGCRETLEYVNELTGSNEWKKVIRTVFQTTVWNIWKSRNEKEFEDKLEPATT, from the coding sequence ATGTTGCAACAATTAAATAGCGTTAAATTCAAACCTGGAGAGGACCGATGGAAGTGGAAGTCAGACAACAAAGGCGTGTTTTCGGTTGCGGCGACCAGAAATCAGATAATCAAACAACATGGAATCGGAGTCGAGGAAGAATGGAAATATTGGAATAAGTGGGTACCACCGAAAGTTAACTATTTTACGTggagagtgatgattgagagaaTCCCGGTTAAAAAGGAACTAATAAGAAGAAGAATTCCGATGAATAATCAGTTATGTTCAAGATGCGGGATACAAGAGGAAACGGTTGATCATGTGATATGCGGATGTACATCATCAAAATCTGTTTGGAAAAAGATTCTCGTTTGGCTAAAAATACCAACGTCCACTGAATTCCGCGGGTGTAGAGAAACTTTAGAGTACGTTAACGAACTAACTGGATCAAACGAGTGGAAGAAAGTTATTAGAACAGTGTTTCAAACAACTGTGTGGAATATTTGGAAGTCTCGAAACGAAAAGGAGTTTGAAGATAAACTGGAACCAGCAACGACATAG